A segment of the Necator americanus strain Aroian chromosome IV, whole genome shotgun sequence genome:
GTAGTTTGTGTCCGACACAGTGCGCGTTTGCCGATGTGTACGAAATCACTCACAAAGTGCCATCAAACCATCATATCTGcatcaaatttgaaaactatGGACTTATCAAGTGAGTGAAATCTTCGGTAGCATATTTCTTCGTTATTAATTGTtcccaaaaagaaaacgttaacTTTTAACCTTCCATAAATGGCTCGCCTACTTTCTCCCACAGCCTCATGTCAGTCTAAGTGCGACGTTAGTATGTCACGGGTTGCACTGCTGGAGCACTAAGCGGAAAaatgtcatttaaaaaaaaacaggacgTTCCATTCatccgcccatctctccctaTTCGTCGTCCAAAtggaaaaacggcgtgggaaccgctgtATTTCTGACGAGGTACGTCAGAACGCGCCTTTATGTAGGCGtactggtcccctcagcagtctacttattggttttacctgatgaggagaccttattgattatcgaccgctcgcacatGGAAGCGGCGCGTGTGCATAGGTGACGCGTTGCTActgaaattgttggaaaaaaaaccacttttgcTTCACCGTTTTTCGTGcggattagggagagatgaacggatcctgcaatctacaactccatagATTTCTCCGTGGATTCTCTaaccacgtcagattcttgGTATGCTCTTTTAAACGGCATGGAAAAGTTACCTTCTAATGtgtcttttctatttctttcccGAGATGAGCCAtccttgaacatatttgaGAACACCCTCTTCGCATTCTCTTCCGATAAAGCTCGCATAACATCCGTCCATCCGTCACTGTTCCGTATTTTGCGAAACGTTACGTCTCGTTAAACGACTGAGGCGAAAaccatctttttcttcatttttctttgagaacttTGACATGGATGATCCAGGGAGTGTTGGTTAGtttctttcctcaaaattcCTTTCAACGTCTTCTGAATGCCGTAGGATCCTATTATATCAAGAATAACTATTTCTAGTTATTCCTAATTATTCTGGATACAAATTTCGCTGGAAGGTGAATGCTCTGTCGTTTTTCACATCATAAAATCATGAGCCACGGATCTTAGTTGTTAGAAGGGTTCCAGCCGATTATTTGCGTCTCGGATGGCGTTGTGCTTGCCCTGAAACGTTAATAGACTCAAGCATCAGGCTCCTTGTTTTTCCAATTTCGCTAGAATCGGCTCATACCTTAAGGcgtgggaaaaaaacaagtttatATGGGTTGTTATTGATATGTTTGGAAGCATACAGTTCGAATACTTGGGCATTAGACACGTGAAGCCTGGAATTGAGTGATTACGAGATGCAAAGAGGGTGAATCCGAGGTTCCCTGGAACAGATAAGCACCACCGTGTCCTGTTTGAGAAGCCAATGATGAGACACCATGGGCACATATGGTGctataatccaaaaaaaaacttttaatagGTTTCTCAACCATGGATCCAAATAGATTTACTTACTTGAATTAGTCCATGATCAGATGTTACTGCCTGGCGCCGTGGTACCCATATTTTTAGAGGCGTAGCCATATACTTGAAGCAGCTGAGCCTACTCTATTTAATCCTGGGAAAAAGTCAGGAAAACGGGTGCGAAATATATGTCAGATCCGATATCTCGCTTTAAATACCTGCATACATAACATTTTTTGCATAACAGGTCTTGGAGTACGGTAAACCCTCTATGAGGTCAATGGAGTTCGGATTCTGTTCCATTCACAGTCAGTGGTTTCCTGGGGCAGTTACTGTGTCACTATCGCTGCTCATCGACCCTTGGGTACTTTCAAAGTAGCTCCATAAGGATGAAGCGGatgtaacgcagtcggtaagaggttccgctgtgagtgcacgatcgatcaatgattcgaaactgccctagtgccaacaatcaagcatttcatcctttcggCGTCgatagataaaataatataaaatataaaataaattggtgccagacttgtctgggaggatagaaaacCCTATCTGACATATGGAGTAGCCCCAGGAAATCATCATCTTCAGCAAGAAGTGATCGCTTACCGGTGGAAGAATTCCCGAAGGAACGAAACGATCCTGGGGTCACACTCTCAGCGAATACGGATCATCTAAGCATTTGTCGTTATTATCGGCTAGAGACGCTTTTGTAAAcgtcaaacgatcctgaattgaagggaaagcgatggcgcatcctaagcgggttgattaacgccagactctttatcctctatccacTTTAATTTATCGGAGAGCTTAGAAGTGGCGGTGAAATTGTAATGCTATGAGGTAGGATAATTCTTGCCTCATTCGCAGGATTtggtcatccaagatgtttaTTTAGTTAATATTCAGTATTTGGTTTAGTTTGATTTTGAGAAGGTTCTCGAAGATCACCGCAATCAACttacttccaaagaaaacCATCAATAGCGCTTGCCTTTACCTCAATCCATATTATGCCGCTCAAATGTTTTCATGAATATgacaagagtttttttttttttaggaatttctGAGGATAATTGCTTGAAATTATCGGAATGTTGCTAGCTAGCAGGTTTTGCATTGAATGTAAGTATTGAATAATTGCAGGCGTAAGAAGGACGTGTATCTATGGAGAGATGGTGGATGTTTGAATGAGACAATCGCGTTCAGTATTCGTTGTGGATTTCCGTTAAGTCGACGGAATTTGATGGCAATTCAAAAGGATTCCTCTTCTTATTTAGCAAAACTTTTAGCATTGTAGTTATATGGATTGGCTGGATTCTATTTATGTACTTTACTTAATTACTCTAGCCATAACCCTATCCAGGAGGAGGATCTCTCATAGCAGCTATACGTTCAGTTTTCGCTTTACGTAGCGATTCACTGTTGCATATAATGCGATTTATATGCGATTTTCCATATGGAATGCATCCATCTC
Coding sequences within it:
- a CDS encoding hypothetical protein (NECATOR_CHRIV.G13508.T1) is translated as MWLRLFRVIFPLAITYLQVVGSENADHLPDYHYRKVDNDLYRTLCSVVAEKTVTKPGEQCFNDFDPHLKNIRSLCPTQCAFADVYEITHKVPSNHHICIKFENYGLIKRKKDVYLWRDGGCLNETIAFSIRCGFPLSRRNLMAIQKDSSSYLAKLLAL
- a CDS encoding hypothetical protein (NECATOR_CHRIV.G13508.T2) — translated: MWLRLFRVIFPLAITYLQVVGSENADHLPDYHYQSRYVRCSRVDNDLYRTLCSVVAEKTVTKPGEQCFNDFDPHLKNIRSLCPTQCAFADVYEITHKVPSNHHICIKFENYGLIKRKKDVYLWRDGGCLNETIAFSIRCGFPLSRRNLMAIQKDSSSYLAKLLAL